A window of Xenopus laevis strain J_2021 chromosome 1L, Xenopus_laevis_v10.1, whole genome shotgun sequence genomic DNA:
gatagttcccctttaagttgaaacatatatatttacttattaacTGCAACTTAGACAGccgtttgtcttaacatagtatttatttttacttttctgtgaatatttatttgtacctttctgtgctctgcagtagacaacacacaccagaggggattggggcaggtggtttattgaagctaaatgctaataaaggccaagcaaaccacagtacattactgtaatagcctctgtacattactgtaatagcctctgtatgcaagtgtgagttgtatgtatgtaagtcgggcaggcccggactggcaatctgtgggttctggcaaatgccagaggggctgctataaggtgccatagaaagtcagtatttagtgggctggtgggggctgcttgggcctctgtgtacctgaaatgccagggcctattttaattctcagtccagaccagtgtcggactggcccacagggataccaggaaaagtcccggtgggccaaggtgtcagtgggccctcatactgcttaacttttggcctatttcatggccattccctatttctataagaacaaaggggctaaataggtggaataatagattatagtaagtaaagaaaagagactaggagaatagaggtcgagtgaggagaggaagaaaatagttctgagggtgggcccctggtctaaaaacttctagtgggcccctggtctaaggttttttggtgggcccctggtgtcccagtccgacactggtccggACCTGCTCccttctacaaaacaaatgctctgtaaggctacaaatgtattgttattgttacttttcattactgatccttctattcagcccttttataatccagtctcttattaaaatcaatgcatggttgctaagctaatttggaccctagttaccagattggtttagatgcaaattgaggagctgctgaataaaaaagctaaataactcaaaaaccataaaaaataaataatgaacaccagttgcaaattatcacagaatatcactctctgcatcatactaaaagttatctcaaaggtgaataacccttttaatgAATAAAACAGTTATAAcacttaaagggggtggttcaccttacttttagtatattacagccagtgtcggactggcccggcgggacacagggaaaaacccggtggacaCGGCCCCTCATGGGCAAGACCCCCTCTCCATGCGCGCAAAGGAACGCCGTTGCGCATGTCTGCCCAGCGGCTCCATGAAGAATTCAAGCTGAACCagcgcgtcacagtagggggcggggggccagaggggggccttggacagcagtcccggtgggcccccccccagtccgaccctgattataaacttttatattttttctttctgactctttccagcttttcaaatgggggagtcactgaccccatctacaaaccaAAGGCCCTATAAGTGTAGAGGCTCACAATATTATTTGggggacaaatcgcctcttcttcaagcGACTAATGTCCCCGCAATGACTCACGAGGAAATTCGTtgtaaaacgaagcgctccaagtgccatcgcATCTGCGattttagccagtgggaaggctttgcggggagataagtcgccaaaagaagagacaatttgtctgtcccccaaatagcattatgtgcctctacccttaggctacaaatgtattgttattgctgattttttttctagttctttATGTTTCTatacttctatttatattccagtctcatattcatatcaatgcatggttgctagggtaatttggaccctagcaaccagactactgaaattgcaaactggagagctgctgaataaaaagctaaataacttcaaaaccacaaataataaaaaagaaaagtgcaaattgtctcagaatatcactctctctacgTCACACTACAAGTTATTTTAAAGCTGAGCGGCCCCTTTAATAAGCTGTCCTTTGTGCGCTCAGCAGCAGCTCGTCTGCCGTCTGGACTGGAGCTAAAATGTGTCGGACTGGGGCAGCTGCTGGGGCTGGCTCCTTCTTTCCGCCTCGGCCCACCTGTGTTGCAGCGTTTCCTATAGCGGTATGTAAATGAGTCTTGCGTAAGGAGCGCAGTGATTGGTGCCCCGATGTAGGCGTGTCCGCTAAGCTCTTCCTCTTTGGCATCTCTCTGAGCGCCAGTGTTCATCTCTCTAGATCTCCCTCGTTGTGCTCAGGGAATTCCTCGCCGTAGGTACTTCAGGCTGAGAGAATTAGATAGGGAACCACGTGGTGTTGCCGGGCATCCCGACCCGGTGTTCTGAAAGGGGGGCTTCAGTCTCCTATGTAGTTCTGTCTGTTTGTGTATATGGTATCGTCCTCTGGTTTAACTCCGCCTCATTTCTATTTCTGTATTTTCCCTTAGGGTCCCGGTTGCATCGCTGAAATGGAGTCTTACGCAGGTGAGTATCCGGATTACCGTACTCCCCTACGGAGTGGGCCATGATGGGCGGGCCGAGGAGGCTGAACACGTGGTGCCAGTGGGTCAGGCATGGGTCTGGCAGTGTGAGTGCAGTTTGGCAATAGGATGGGGCTGCAATTAGGAATATAGCTAACGTTTTAGGGTCACTCTATACATTTGTACCGATTGTTCCAGTCGGACGGTGGAAGTATTTGTGCGAGCTCAGTAACCAGAAATCAGTGCTTTGTGCTGGCTGCGCCCACTCTACTCTATTAATTCATAAACGCCGGTGCCCCAGAACTTGTCATTTGTGTGTCATCATATCCCACGTGTTAGAGCAGTCTGGTGTCCCtgaaacttgttttcccatgtgGTGCTGTTTATTTATATGCATAGCTGCACAGAAATCACTACAGTCTGCATCTGAATgaactgctttaaaggagacatttagggggagatttatcaaaggtcgaggaatgtgaattttcaaaagaaatataaaaaaaatcaaatttcgagctatttttttgtgtacttcgactaggcagggaatagtccaaattcgaaaatgatcatgtgctgtctctttaaaaatttgaccattcaccatctaaaagctgccgaattgctgttttagcctatgggggacctcctagaacgtatttggagtcaattggtggactttgaaaaatccaatttCGGGAAAAactcgatcgaatgcgctattccttcgattcgtacgattagaattcggttgaaaactttgattcaattttggttggtctttttcaattcaaaatttgacccttgataaatatgccccttagtgtaaaaaataagaatgtaccagtgcgttatactcctttagctatagaagaattgtgctttaaaaaagtagtgtttcaggctgatttactaaaatatttctgcaaaaaccctaataatccctcccttctcttccacttcctgctccctaaattcccaggctgtgcaggtgagCCGGCGGCACTCGGCTCACTGCAGTgtagaacaggaaccaatcaacagctagcaggacctgatagggaactgaagcctgtctgtgcttgtgtgactgcagggctgtgattggctgtccccctcctaatgtgcttctggcaggggcaCATccaccctcatttgaaacacagacagggaccagtgaacatctttagggagctccaataaagataatattcatttttagcaccatgtaaaagcaacaccatatatctggccctcgttgcaaaaagtttagacacccctggcctaaggttttggaactttttttaaaagtacaataaGAATTACAATTAGGCGAGTTGGATTGCAGCTcctgggagggtgggcaacaaacgggtggggggtgtgcgccgactaggtttccttcccctttaaatcccttTGCTTTAATTCACAGCCTATTGGAGCATGGGGAATTTGTTtaacccaggtgcagtaacccctagcaaccaatcagaagtttgcttttaaacaggtgaccagtaaaatctacttgttggttgctatgggttactgctcctaggcaaactgagtgccttttattacctaACCCCTTAaagagttgatacatttcttatactggcaggagctgccatgttggaTGCCATGGCTAGGGCAGGTGCTAGTTCTTTTGAGATATAGCCATTGATATTCATTTACTGTaagagttgatacatttcttatactggcaggagctgccatgttggaTGCCATGGCTAGGGCAGGTGCTAGTTCTTTTGAGATATAGCCATTGATATTCATTTACTGTAATTTCTTTGCCTTTAAAGAACTGAAGCTGGGCAAGAAATTAAATGAAGGGAAAACGAAAGAAGTGTACGAACTGCCCGAGCACCCTGGCTGCGTACTGATGAAGTCCAAAGACCTGATTACTGCCGGCGATGCAGTACGGAAAGATCACATGGAAGGGAAAGCCTCTATTTCCAACAAGACTACTAGCTGCGTCTTCAAACTGCTGCAGGAGGCTGGTGAGTGTCtctgagttctatgacctgtatatatggtcatggaatccttggggacttataatatccttatatgttacagtagggggtacattatccactgtATAAACATCCCAAAAAGGTATAACTGCTAACTGGTTGACACAGGTTACTGCCTGAgtaaaattattcctttttttatagttcgTTACCTTCAGTAATGTTAATTGTCTGTGCCtcaaatattaaatacaaatagcTATCCAGTAAATCCTGCAATTGGAGCACACACAAGGCTTCAGATGAAGGGAACTATCATTCACTATTTTaggatctttcatgaaggattgtacaaaatgaaatgcctatttgcatatgcaaattggagcaaagaagggttaaaaagaaatgttttttttttttttaacttccttgttttgtgacaaaaagtcacgggatttccctccacgaccccaatttgcatatgcatattgggattcggccaaatcatgctgaaaaagactgaatccttgattcagtgcatccctaaaaaggaTACGCTTTGTCCAGGAActtagattcggctgaatcatgttgaaaaaggctgaatccttgaCGAAATTCCAGACGAAATCCTGGATTGGgttcatacttaaaggggttgttcacctttaaattaacttttagtgtgacgtagagcatgatattctgaggcacttggttttcacattttattattggtggtttttgagttatttcgctttttaagtagctctccagtttgcaatttcagcagtctggttgctggggtccaacatactctagcaaccatgcaacaatttgaataagactggaatatgaaaaggagaggctctgaatagaaagacaagtaaaaaaagtagcaataacatacatttgtagccttgcagagcatttgtatttaaatggggtcagtgatccccatttgaaagctggaaagagtcagaagaagaaaagtaattcaaaaactataaaaaatgaaggccaattgaaaagttgcttagaattctataacataataaaagttaccataaaggtTAAACCGCCCATTTAAATCTCATATTGTTTGATATGTGACTCATTGTTGGTATGATTGGTTGAATACTCTGCTATTGAGCCCCTCCGTGagcagcttaaaggagacatatacgataagtgaaaaaaccctaattttgtatgCAATTATAAGTTATATATAGTGTTGCTTTTACaaggtgctaaaaattaatattctctttaaaaatacccCGGTTTATTATAGCTGCCTATAGATATTCACTagtctgtttcaaatgagggatgggcGTGTCCCTGCTAGAGCACAGTAGGAattggacagccaatcacagtcctgcagtcacacaagcacagacaggcttcagttccctatcaggtcctgctagctgctgattggttcctgtcctacattgcagtgagctgagagcagcCGGCAAAGCCTggaaattcagggagcaggaagtggaagagaagggagggattattggggtttttgcagaaatattcaataatcaGACTGAAatgctacttttttaagcacaattcttctatatctaaatgagtataatgcgctggtacattcttattttttacactgaatgtctgctttaacatcttcaaatttcATCCCAGTAACAACTGCCTGCCCGTagcattgagaacagtaacataaGAAAGCCTGTGCAGCTTGGGTCAgttaaaggccaattgaaaagttgcttaccattctagaacatactaaaagttttcttaaagtagaaaccacctctttaatagtCAACAACCATCAGCCTATGCCTTAGTGTATGTCACTGCTTGTGATTCTTCGAGTTATCCATTCGATCTGTTTGTGTCTGTTGAACCACATAGGGATCAAAACGGCGTTTGTGCGGAAGTGCAGCGACGCGGCTTTCATTGCTACTCACTGCGAGATGATTCCCATTGAGTGGGTGTGCCGCAGAATCGCCACGGGCTCATTCTTGAAGAGAAATCCTGGTGTTAAGGAAGGCTACAAATTCCTCCCCCCTAAAGTCGAGACCTTTTTTAAGGTAAAGAATCCCTGTGTAATAAGATGCCAACGTTACTGTGTGGAATTAATGTCTGCATTAAATTTTCTATGCACTTATCGAAAGAAatccacttcttttttttttttttttttttaaaggatgatGCCAACCATGATCCTCAGTGGTCTGAGGAACAACTGATCTCGGCAAAACTCAGCTGTGCAGGGCTTGTGATTGGTCAGGCTGAGGTGGATATCATGACTCACTCCACAGCGGCCATCTTTGAGATTCTAGAGAAGGCTTGGATGACTCAGGAGTGCACACTAGTAGACATGAAGGTACAGATATACTGAACTGGCTGCTGTGTACAGAGTGCAATTTACTTCTACAGGGAGACTCCTCCTGACTGCTAATGTCTCGCAGCTTTATTAAGGCTTTGTCTGACATGTTATGTTTTTGCATCAGATTGAGTTTGGTGTGGATGTTACAAAGAAGGAGATTGTCCTCGCTGATGTTATTGATAATGACTCTTGGCGCCTGTGGCCGGCTGGGGACAAATCTCAACAGAAAGATAAGCAAGTAAGTCTCTGGTTATTTCTCTGTGTGTTTTAAATAACCCATGTTATTGCAGAAGTCTGTTATGATAAATATGATTGTGACATTACGGGTGTacgtatgggatctattatctagaaacccattttCAATAAAGCTCCATTAGGGGGGTGGCAGACAGggtgattagttgcccagcgacataTTCacttctgcgggcgactaatttccccaaaatgccttcctgccggcaagaatacaaatcgcttgtatttccaaagtcacccgaagtttccttgtgaggggaaggcatttttgggagattagttgcccgcagtagtgaagatttgtagctgggcaactaatctccccgtctgccaccaccttaATACAGCCATGGAATTTATCAGTGTCtgtaataaaagtataataacaATCAACAACCAATCAGTAAGTAGCTTTTTGAaggcagctgcaagtagaacaatgaatgctacaatctgattgtttgccatgggttactgcccatggcaaAGTTGCCCAGTGTTGCAATAAGTAGTTCCTTGTTTTTTgagatagtggatctttctgtaatttggatctccataccttaaaggggttatacacctttaaattgacttttgtatgttatagagaatgatattctgacaccgatagcaattggttttcattttttattatttgttgtttttggttatttattcagctgctctccagtttggaatttcagctatctgattgctagggtccaaattaccctagcaaccatgcattgatttaaatacgtgaatgaaatgtgaaaaggagagggcctgaaaacaaatatgaataataaaaagtagcaataaaaataaacgtgtagccttgcagagcttttgtttttggttttttgttgtgttttttttaggtgagggtcagtgacccccatttgaaaggtgaaaagagtcagaagaaggcaaataattaaaaaaactataataaaactcTGGTGGaggaataatttctttgggtgacaggtACCCTTTAAAAGCTacaccatgtttggtccttgtgatgtAGAGAATTTGCAGAGCACAGATCATTCCtgtgcataatggactcctgctaacaaaacagtaacAACAAAGGGGTAAGAAAGGGGTGAAAGAAAGGGAGTTTTATATTGGTAATTAAATGATcttacctcgcaaggaccaaacatggagttacTTAATTTGCTCtgattagctcaagaaataacacaaTAGGTAAAAATGTTTGGCAAAAGCCTCATTCATTGCACTCCTGTTGTAAAAGTGGTATACAGCCTTTTTAAACCAGAATAACACAACATATTTTTAGACTGGTGAGGCTTTTTCGTTTTATAACCACCCAATGACGGGGTTTGACTATCTTTCCCACAGACATATCGGGAACTAAAGGAGGTGACACCTGAAGCTCTGCAGATGGTGAAGAGAAACTTTGAGTGGGTGGCAGACAGAGTAGAGGTAAGATATAAAGAATTATAATTTtgtaatatgatataatatttaatatgataAATAATAATGTGCATCCTGTGGCTAAACGGCACTTTCTAACTGAATGTAAAACTACAATAATCTAGGAGATCTGCAAGTTTTCTGCTTGTGCATCAAATCAGACGCGGCCTGTGCTTGAGTAATTGCCAACTGAGTCATGTGCTCTCTGTGTCACAGCTCCAGCACACAGAACATCTTGTTCCCTCTCAGTCAGGCTCTATATATGTGAAATCTATTTGCTCTGCCAAACCAACACGGATCTCCGCTGCACAGAGTTGAAATTAGGAAATAGTGTTAGGGGCAACTCTTACATTTTCTCAAGAATTGCATAGTAAATTCTACATAGATagattttaaaatctattttgtcAGAAGCTTAACAGTTATATTGTTACTacagaaataaagcttaactaagtaggctagaaatgttgtacattatgttttgggcttctgtaccagcccaagacaaccacagcccttaaaaaaaaaaaaaaaaaaaaaaatataaaagtgttgtagcttgcactattgtggctaatctaatggcaataaattgctttgttagctttccttctcctttaagtgaactgctgtttttaaatatacattgtcAGTAAAAGGCAGCCAATATTCTAGGTTAATACTCTAAAAAATGATCTGTCCCTTAGCCTATTACTTGGTTGCGATATATTACATCTTGGTGCTAGCATCACAGCTTGGGAACCTCTACAAACTGCCTAACCGCACCAGCTGACCTGAAAAGGTTTTGCTGGATGTATCTGACCTGAGAACTGGCAGTTCTGTTGATTTGCAGGCAATCAAATGTTACATTAAGTGGAAAGCAGCAGGACTAGTTTGAATATTGCTTCTGGCAGCAGAGAAAAAGCCTGTGTGCCTTCAGCCTAATCATTTGTGACCAAATTCTAATTAGACATTCTTTGCCCACCAAGCTGGAACTAAAGCTGCTGCTGCCTGTCAGCTGAGTATGAGTAAGATCGTGCACACCCAACACAGGCCAATGTTAACGGCACAGATTCAgtgttataggtatgggatctgttatctagaaagctccggattacagaaaggctgtctttcagactcgattttatccaaataatcgaaatttttaaaaatgattttctttttctcagtaataataaaacagtagctggtacttgatctaaaccaagatataattaatccttataggaagcaaaaccagcctattgggtttatttcatgtttacatgattttctagtagactaaagctggccatagactcaaagatccgctcgtttggcgacattgccaaacgagcggatctttccctgatatgccactaacggcatggctatatcgggggtaatccgaatGTTCGGCTGTGTGGTTGAACGATCGGATTTCGATACGCTAAGGGGCTCCGACGGGGCGGTGgagtaaaaatcaaaccttcccaataGATATTGTGGGCAGATttcgatcgggaagacctgttggaagcccccatacacaggcagataagctgtcaaattggtctaaacgactgatattggcagctttatctgcctgtgtatggccaccttaagggctcttacaggcgagcgtttttacctgcgctcccctacgttgcactttcttccgttcagccgcaggggaacgcaggagtagacgcactgaattactgtcaatggggctgtactcacgcagacgcatgtaagtgccaaacgcaggctgggatgcagcatgttgcattttacccgGGTTTGGCGCATATatacatctgtgtgagtacagctccattgacagtaattcagtgcgtctactcctgcgctccactgcggctgaagaaagcgcaacgcaggggaccGCACAAACAATGCCCgcatgtaagagcccttaaggtatgaagatccaaattacagaaagatctgttatccagaaactccaggtcctgaacattctggataacaggtcccatacctgtacttggctCTGATATGAATGTCATTATAACTAAACCTACTGACTTTGTTCAGCAACCGTAATCATTTGATCCAGCAaagtaacagttttttttttaacttttcctcCCCAGCTCCTGCTGAAGTCAAACAGCCAAGGTAGGGTGGTGGTGCTGATGGGATCCATTTCTGACCTGGCACACTGCGAAAAGATAAAGAAATCCTGTGCAAACTATGGCATTCCCTGTGAGCTGAGAGTGACTTCTGCACACAAAGGCCCGGATGAAACCCTGCGTATCAAGTCTGAGTACGATGGTGCGTCTTTTATAATATTTCATGTTCATATTGTTGATGCTTAACATTTCTTTGGGAAACTACTGATATGGTTCATCAAATAGTGATGTTGTGggaattgtttatataaatcttGTGGCAGGGAATAGTGTAACTCCGTTTTACGTTGTACTGAGAAATGTAATTATATGTTAACCAGTATACTTCATAACAATGAATGGTGCCGTTCTGGATCAAGAGCTGATTATATTCTCAGAAATGCCAAGTTTTATCTACTTTCTCTGATGCTGTTACTTTTTAATAACTGATCATccaccatttgtttttctttatgatAGGTGATGGCATTCCTACAGTCTTCATAGCAGTGGCTGGCAGAAGCAACGGTTTGGGACCGGTCATGTCTGGAAACACTGCTTATCCCGTGATCAACTGCCCCCCTCTCACTGCAGATTGGGGTGCACAGGATGTGTGGTCGTCCCTCCGAATGCCCAGTGGTAATACATCTTTCATAtttggaattagggatgcaccgaatccaggaatcggccaaatccttctccccagccgaaccctaatttgcatatgcaaattagaggcgggagggaaatcgcctgACTTTTGGTCAAAAAGCaaggaaataaatataattcccctcctaattt
This region includes:
- the paics.1.L gene encoding multifunctional protein ADE2-like isoform X3 — protein: MESYAELKLGKKLNEGKTKEVYELPEHPGCVLMKSKDLITAGDAVRKDHMEGKASISNKTTSCVFKLLQEAGIKTAFVRKCSDAAFIATHCEMIPIEWVCRRIATGSFLKRNPGVKEGYKFLPPKVETFFKDDANHDPQWSEEQLISAKLSCAGLVIGQAEVDIMTHSTAAIFEILEKAWMTQECTLVDMKIEFGVDVTKKEIVLADVIDNDSWRLWPAGDKSQQKDKQTYRELKEVTPEALQMVKRNFEWVADRVELLLKSNSQGRVVVLMGSISDLAHCEKIKKSCANYGIPCELRVTSAHKGPDETLRIKSEYDGDGIPTVFIAVAGRSNGLGPVMSGNTAYPVINCPPLTADWGAQDVWSSLRMPSGLGCSTVLSPEAAAQFAAQIFGLNNHLVWCKLRSCTLNTWISLKQADMKLRECSI
- the paics.1.L gene encoding multifunctional protein ADE2-like (The RefSeq protein has 1 substitution compared to this genomic sequence), giving the protein MESYAELKLGKKLNEGKTKEVYELPEHPGCVLMKSKDLITAGDAVRKDHMEGKASISNKTTSCVFKLLQEAGIKTAFVRKCSDAAFIPTHCEMIPIEWVCRRIATGSFLKRNPGVKEGYKFLPPKVETFFKDDANHDPQWSEEQLISAKLSCAGLVIGQAEVDIMTHSTAAIFEILEKAWMTQECTLVDMKIEFGVDVTKKEIVLADVIDNDSWRLWPAGDKSQQKDKQTYRELKEVTPEALQMVKRNFEWVADRVELLLKSNSQGRVVVLMGSISDLAHCEKIKKSCANYGIPCELRVTSAHKGPDETLRIKSEYDGDGIPTVFIAVAGRSNGLGPVMSGNTAYPVINCPPLTADWGAQDVWSSLRMPSGLGCSTVLSPEAAAQFAAQIFGLNNHLVWCKLRSCTLNTWISLKQADMKLRECSI